In a genomic window of Trueperaceae bacterium:
- the phnD gene encoding phosphate/phosphite/phosphonate ABC transporter substrate-binding protein has translation MHTTASFTRTFGYRQLTLLLTLLLGLLVSSAVAQEECSNRGQLAEMYCDENGDLVADLPEDESEWVNPDTLVFAYTPVEDPAIYEDIWQPFIDHLAEVTGKNVRFFAVQSNAAEVEAMRSGRLHVAGFSTGPTPFAVNLAGAVPFAIMGTEEGRFGYTLQLYTRVDSGIDSIEDLKGKVVAHTSPTSNSGNQAPRALFPELGIVPGEDYEVVYSGSHDQSMLGVVAGDYDAAPVASEVVERMADRGLYDPSEVKIIYESDPFPTTSYAYAHNLHPDLVEKIKEAFFTFEFEGTALGEEFDNVDKFIPIDYEKAWRVIRTIQAANGVEYTPAGLQ, from the coding sequence GTGCACACGACCGCCAGTTTCACGAGGACATTCGGATACAGGCAGCTCACCCTGCTGCTCACGCTCCTGCTGGGCCTGCTCGTCTCGAGCGCCGTAGCCCAGGAGGAGTGCAGCAACCGGGGCCAGCTCGCCGAGATGTATTGCGACGAGAACGGCGACCTGGTGGCCGACCTGCCCGAGGACGAGAGCGAATGGGTGAACCCGGACACGCTAGTCTTCGCTTACACCCCGGTCGAAGACCCTGCCATCTACGAGGACATCTGGCAGCCGTTCATCGACCACCTGGCCGAGGTGACCGGCAAGAACGTCCGCTTCTTCGCGGTCCAGTCGAACGCGGCCGAGGTCGAAGCGATGCGCTCGGGCCGCCTGCATGTAGCCGGGTTCTCGACCGGGCCCACGCCGTTCGCGGTGAACCTGGCCGGCGCCGTACCGTTCGCCATCATGGGCACCGAAGAGGGCCGCTTCGGCTACACCCTGCAGCTCTACACGCGGGTGGACAGCGGTATCGACAGCATCGAGGACCTGAAGGGCAAGGTGGTCGCCCACACCTCCCCCACTTCGAACTCCGGCAACCAGGCTCCCCGTGCCCTTTTCCCCGAGCTGGGCATCGTCCCCGGCGAGGATTACGAGGTCGTCTACTCGGGCAGCCACGACCAGTCGATGCTCGGCGTGGTAGCAGGCGACTACGACGCGGCTCCGGTAGCCTCCGAAGTCGTCGAGCGGATGGCAGACCGCGGCCTCTACGACCCGTCCGAAGTGAAGATCATCTACGAATCCGACCCGTTCCCCACCACCTCGTACGCCTACGCCCACAATCTGCATCCCGACCTCGTCGAGAAGATCAAGGAAGCGTTCTTCACCTTCGAGTTCGAGGGGACCGCCCTGGGCGAGGAGTTCGACAACGTCGACAAGTTCATCCCCATCGACTACGAGAAGGCCTGGCGGGTGATCCGCACCATCCAGGCAGCCAACGGAGTGGAGTACACCCCGGCCGGACTTCAGTAG
- the phnC gene encoding phosphonate ABC transporter ATP-binding protein, whose product MLVISNLVKRYGTGDIVLDNLDLTVEERGMTAIIGSSGAGKSTLLRCINRLVEPTSGSIRLNDIDLTGLRGQELRQARRRIGMIFQGFNLVDRLTVMENVLSGRLGYAPFWRAASRRFLQEDIDRAYELLKRVGLPQYVNKRADALSGGERQRVGVVRALMQDPHILLADEPTASLDPKTSEQIMQLLGELAREYSLPVLINLHNVEQAKKHCQRIVGLRHGRIIFDGSGAQLDDAALEEIYGGDAAEQRETAVTEA is encoded by the coding sequence ATGCTGGTCATTTCGAACCTGGTCAAACGCTACGGGACGGGCGACATCGTCCTCGACAATCTGGACCTCACCGTCGAGGAGCGCGGCATGACCGCGATCATCGGCTCCTCCGGCGCAGGCAAGAGCACCCTCCTGCGTTGCATCAACCGGCTGGTCGAGCCCACCTCCGGTTCGATCCGGCTCAACGACATCGACCTCACTGGGCTTCGCGGCCAAGAGCTCCGGCAGGCGCGCCGCCGGATCGGGATGATATTTCAGGGCTTCAACCTCGTCGACCGACTCACCGTCATGGAGAACGTCCTCTCCGGGCGTCTGGGCTACGCCCCGTTCTGGCGGGCCGCGAGCCGCCGCTTCCTACAGGAGGACATCGACCGGGCCTACGAACTGCTCAAGCGAGTGGGCCTGCCGCAATACGTGAACAAGCGGGCCGACGCCCTTTCGGGCGGCGAGCGCCAGCGGGTGGGCGTGGTCAGGGCGCTGATGCAGGACCCACACATTCTCCTGGCCGACGAGCCCACGGCATCGCTCGACCCGAAGACCTCGGAGCAGATCATGCAGCTCCTGGGTGAGCTCGCCAGGGAATACTCGCTGCCGGTGCTCATCAACCTCCACAACGTCGAGCAGGCGAAGAAGCACTGCCAGCGGATCGTGGGGCTGAGGCACGGCCGCATAATCTTCGACGGCAGCGGCGCCCAGCTCGACGACGCCGCCCTCGAGGAGATCTACGGCGGAGATGCCGCCGAGCAGCGCGAGACCGCGGTAACCGAGGCGTGA
- the phnE gene encoding phosphonate ABC transporter, permease protein PhnE, with amino-acid sequence MTQPAHYQWRRTPFIANRWLRYGIWLVSAAYLVWAVATLEFDWARIEEGMTRAVQIFDGAFPLDYSRWELLISGFIESIQIAIIATIAGILLSIPAGILAARNIVPRFVYLLGRAIVIVARSFHPVIVAIIFVKAVGFGPLAGILTLIVYTVGFVGKLIAESIEEIDPGQVEAIKATGAGYFKTLTFAVFPQIMPRQVGLTIYQFDINLRASTIVGIVGAGGIGGTLMNSFRRYDYDFSFAILSLIIALVIFGEWVSGKLRKRIT; translated from the coding sequence ATGACCCAACCTGCCCACTACCAGTGGCGGCGGACCCCCTTCATCGCCAATCGCTGGCTTCGCTACGGCATCTGGCTCGTCTCGGCGGCCTATCTGGTGTGGGCCGTGGCCACCCTCGAGTTCGACTGGGCGCGCATAGAGGAGGGGATGACGCGCGCGGTCCAGATCTTCGATGGCGCGTTCCCGCTCGACTACAGCCGTTGGGAGCTGCTCATCTCCGGCTTCATCGAGAGCATCCAGATAGCCATCATCGCCACCATCGCGGGCATCCTGCTGAGCATCCCGGCAGGCATCCTGGCGGCCCGCAACATCGTGCCCCGGTTCGTCTACCTGCTGGGGCGGGCGATCGTCATCGTGGCCCGCAGCTTCCACCCGGTGATCGTCGCGATCATCTTCGTCAAGGCGGTGGGCTTCGGCCCGCTGGCCGGCATCCTCACGCTCATCGTCTACACCGTCGGTTTCGTAGGCAAGCTCATCGCCGAGTCGATCGAGGAGATCGATCCGGGCCAGGTCGAGGCGATCAAGGCGACCGGGGCGGGTTACTTCAAGACCCTCACCTTCGCCGTCTTCCCACAGATAATGCCGCGTCAGGTCGGCCTCACCATCTACCAGTTCGACATCAACCTGCGCGCCTCGACGATCGTCGGCATCGTGGGGGCGGGCGGCATCGGCGGCACCCTCATGAACTCGTTCAGGCGCTACGACTACGACTTCTCGTTCGCGATCCTCAGCCTGATCATCGCGCT